One segment of Paenibacillus rhizovicinus DNA contains the following:
- a CDS encoding extracellular solute-binding protein, producing MSKMKKRVMSLLVVSTIATMSLAACSSNNNAENAKATSDNTAEATNNAGTNNAGTKNAAANGADAAVADLGTVIRGNKTPTQEQQDEVNNTTNDSYLADMFDQKLPSNYSAYPYKKDVTLDIWIPANSNIADMNNQAVKKQMEKLTGIKANFISPPVGQEADAFTLMISSGDLPDIIMEPERYPGGFEAGVNDGAYLDLTDKMEKNAPNYTEWRNSDETRRKTTITDSGKVLGFYGIAPYSEWTWFGMLIKKEALEKTGMEVPNTIDEWHQFLLKCKEVGYSEPLNYGSTYGQIFTGIINGAFGVWDWTFLDSNGKVQWGPAQPKAKDYLATMQQWNKEGLLNKDWATADFNQRMASAISAKTAVMMDSPDTMWSYWKQQNNIDFVGALNPVLNAGDKSATTYKNFERTGRSAAISTKSKNVEAAMAWLDFAYSKKGWEMLNYGEYGKVHLIDENGKPYYPADSYVYKDPDGQPVSTALDKYRMHSWPDIRDEHNSNPLIVAEGSYSGDIRKNWTENMDTSMAEPPITFTQDEASREGELGNQLSTLRGEYFAKIISGELPVDAYDKFLKEAKQMGLDEFLSLHQAALDRYNQR from the coding sequence ATGAGCAAAATGAAAAAACGCGTCATGAGCCTGCTGGTGGTGTCGACTATAGCCACGATGAGCTTGGCGGCATGCAGCTCGAACAATAATGCCGAGAACGCGAAGGCGACTTCGGATAATACGGCCGAAGCGACGAACAACGCCGGAACGAACAACGCCGGGACGAAGAACGCTGCAGCGAACGGCGCGGATGCGGCTGTTGCCGATCTGGGCACCGTCATTCGCGGGAATAAGACGCCGACGCAAGAGCAGCAGGACGAAGTCAACAATACGACGAACGACTCCTATCTGGCCGATATGTTCGATCAGAAGCTCCCGAGCAACTATTCGGCGTACCCTTACAAGAAGGACGTCACGTTGGACATCTGGATTCCGGCCAACTCCAATATCGCGGACATGAATAATCAAGCCGTGAAGAAACAAATGGAGAAGCTGACCGGCATTAAAGCGAATTTCATCTCGCCGCCGGTCGGACAAGAAGCGGACGCGTTCACCTTGATGATTTCTTCCGGCGATCTGCCGGACATTATCATGGAGCCTGAGCGTTATCCGGGCGGCTTCGAGGCAGGCGTTAATGACGGAGCCTACCTGGATCTGACCGACAAAATGGAGAAAAACGCGCCGAACTATACCGAATGGCGGAATTCGGACGAAACGAGAAGGAAAACGACGATCACCGACAGCGGGAAGGTGCTGGGCTTCTACGGCATCGCGCCTTACTCGGAGTGGACCTGGTTCGGGATGCTGATCAAGAAGGAAGCGCTCGAGAAGACGGGAATGGAAGTGCCGAACACGATCGACGAATGGCATCAATTCCTGCTGAAATGCAAAGAAGTCGGTTACAGCGAGCCGCTCAACTACGGTTCGACGTACGGCCAAATCTTTACGGGCATCATCAACGGCGCGTTCGGCGTATGGGATTGGACGTTCCTGGATTCCAACGGCAAAGTGCAATGGGGACCGGCTCAACCAAAGGCCAAGGATTACCTGGCTACGATGCAGCAATGGAACAAAGAAGGCCTGCTGAACAAAGACTGGGCAACGGCCGACTTTAACCAACGGATGGCCAGCGCGATCTCCGCGAAAACGGCTGTCATGATGGACTCGCCGGATACGATGTGGAGTTACTGGAAGCAGCAGAACAATATTGATTTCGTCGGGGCGCTGAATCCGGTATTGAACGCCGGCGACAAATCCGCTACCACGTATAAGAACTTCGAAAGAACGGGCCGTTCGGCTGCGATCTCGACGAAGAGCAAGAACGTAGAAGCTGCGATGGCATGGCTGGACTTCGCTTATTCCAAAAAAGGCTGGGAGATGCTGAACTACGGCGAGTACGGCAAAGTCCATCTGATCGACGAGAACGGCAAGCCGTACTATCCTGCGGACAGCTACGTGTACAAAGACCCAGATGGTCAACCGGTATCCACTGCGCTGGATAAATACCGGATGCATAGCTGGCCGGATATTCGCGACGAGCATAACTCCAACCCGCTGATCGTGGCGGAAGGAAGCTATTCGGGCGATATCCGGAAGAATTGGACGGAGAACATGGATACCAGCATGGCGGAACCGCCGATCACCTTCACGCAAGACGAAGCATCGCGTGAGGGAGAGCTGGGGAACCAGCTGTCCACGCTCCGCGGTGAGTACTTCGCGAAGATCATTTCCGGGGAACTGCCGGTTGATGCGTACGACAAGTTCTTGAAGGAAGCCAAACAAATGGGTCTGGATGAATTCCTTAGCCTGCATCAGGCAGCATTGGATCGTTACAATCAAAGATAA
- a CDS encoding glycoside hydrolase family 43 protein — MNNQATFRNPIVAGAPDPWVYKHVDGCYYFMSTQSGHLKLTRSDKLTKLAQGDSRTIWTPASAGSYSYNLWAPELHWLHGKWYVYFTANDGGGDETRRICVLENEEADPMRGEWTWKGPLQTPVPGLDGTVMRHRDQLYFLYAGYGHFPDYGSAIYIMRMADPWTVIGEHVLLTAPTLEWEKQGGMAINEGPVLLRRNGRAFLVYSASTTWSEDYALGMLTMDEAADPMKAHSWTKSMQPVFRKSVDNGVFAPGHNSFTVSPDDLEDWIVYHALPAPGAELGLRATRIQKIGWKPDGTPDFGVPLGDHQDIAAPSGECPD, encoded by the coding sequence ATGAACAACCAGGCTACCTTCCGTAATCCGATTGTTGCCGGTGCTCCCGATCCTTGGGTGTACAAGCATGTTGACGGCTGCTACTATTTCATGTCCACGCAGTCAGGGCATCTGAAGCTTACCCGATCGGACAAGCTGACCAAGCTTGCCCAAGGGGACAGCAGAACGATCTGGACGCCGGCATCCGCCGGATCCTACAGCTATAACCTATGGGCGCCGGAGCTCCATTGGCTCCATGGCAAATGGTACGTTTACTTCACAGCCAACGACGGCGGAGGAGACGAAACCCGCCGAATCTGCGTCTTGGAGAACGAAGAGGCGGATCCGATGAGAGGCGAGTGGACGTGGAAGGGACCGCTGCAGACGCCTGTTCCCGGATTGGATGGCACGGTGATGCGGCACCGGGATCAATTGTATTTTCTATACGCGGGCTACGGACATTTTCCGGACTACGGTTCGGCGATCTATATCATGCGAATGGCCGATCCTTGGACGGTAATCGGCGAGCATGTCCTGCTGACGGCGCCGACGCTGGAATGGGAGAAGCAAGGCGGCATGGCGATTAACGAAGGCCCGGTCCTTCTGCGCCGCAACGGCCGCGCGTTCCTCGTCTACTCGGCAAGCACCACTTGGTCGGAGGATTACGCGCTCGGCATGCTGACCATGGATGAAGCCGCCGATCCGATGAAAGCGCATTCCTGGACCAAATCTATGCAGCCCGTATTTCGCAAAAGCGTGGATAACGGGGTGTTCGCGCCGGGACACAACAGTTTCACCGTCTCTCCGGACGATCTGGAGGATTGGATCGTCTATCATGCCTTGCCGGCTCCCGGCGCGGAGCTGGGCCTGCGTGCCACGCGCATTCAGAAGATAGGCTGGAAGCCCGACGGAACACCGGATTTCGGCGTTCCTCTCGGCGATCACCAAGACATTGCCGCTCCATCGGGCGAATGCCCGGATTGA
- a CDS encoding family 43 glycosylhydrolase, which translates to MNRWSLVASGCCVAASLVLSSCDIGSVGSAKAATFANPIMNGGADPWMIQHDGYYYYTHTVGNAIQIWKSRSLTDMAGAETAVIWKPPATGPNSADIWAPELHWFNGKWYIYYAADDGRNENHRMFVLESATDDALGEYEDRGKITDSTDKWAIDGTVLSKPDGSLYFIWSGWEGDVNVSQRLYIAPMSNPYTISGDRVELSRPTLDWEMIGEPTINEGPEVLVSDKKINLIYSASGSWTDDYTLGLLTADPGSDPLDPASWTKKPEPVFKKTDRVFGPGHNSFVKSPDGKEDWIVYHAAITSGAGWNRNVRTQPFQWNEDGTPDFGEPVAPGAWLPLPSGEPARMRLEAEKAKLEGMQATENEEASGGKIVSGWTDEDSGVEWEIEVEKDGVYRLALRYLNEASVPQHLNMTIGGKLHVDVSLDTGLKGEWSNAFIPVGLKKGSNTIKLGGGGSRLSLDSIDVLAPEE; encoded by the coding sequence GTGAACAGATGGTCTCTTGTTGCTTCAGGCTGCTGCGTGGCAGCTTCGCTCGTGTTGTCGTCGTGCGATATCGGCAGCGTGGGCTCGGCGAAAGCGGCAACCTTCGCGAACCCGATCATGAACGGGGGCGCGGATCCTTGGATGATTCAGCATGACGGTTATTATTATTACACGCATACGGTCGGTAACGCCATACAGATATGGAAGTCCCGGTCATTGACGGATATGGCAGGTGCGGAGACGGCGGTTATATGGAAGCCGCCCGCAACCGGACCGAATTCGGCAGATATTTGGGCGCCGGAGCTGCACTGGTTTAATGGCAAATGGTATATCTACTACGCCGCGGACGATGGCCGTAACGAGAATCACCGGATGTTCGTACTGGAGTCGGCCACGGACGATGCGCTGGGCGAATACGAGGATCGCGGCAAGATCACAGATTCAACCGATAAATGGGCAATCGACGGCACCGTTCTTAGCAAGCCGGACGGATCGCTGTACTTCATCTGGTCAGGCTGGGAAGGAGACGTGAACGTAAGCCAGCGGCTGTACATTGCGCCAATGAGCAATCCTTATACGATCTCAGGCGATAGAGTGGAGCTTTCCAGACCGACGCTGGATTGGGAAATGATCGGGGAACCGACCATTAACGAAGGGCCGGAAGTGCTCGTCTCGGATAAGAAAATCAACCTGATTTACTCGGCCAGCGGAAGCTGGACGGACGATTACACGCTTGGCCTGCTGACGGCCGATCCGGGCAGCGATCCGCTCGACCCTGCTTCGTGGACGAAGAAGCCGGAGCCGGTCTTCAAGAAGACCGACCGGGTATTCGGGCCGGGGCATAACTCCTTCGTAAAGTCTCCGGACGGCAAGGAGGACTGGATCGTCTACCACGCGGCCATCACGTCGGGCGCGGGCTGGAACCGGAACGTGCGCACGCAGCCGTTCCAATGGAATGAAGACGGCACGCCCGATTTCGGCGAACCCGTCGCGCCGGGAGCATGGCTGCCGCTGCCGTCCGGCGAACCGGCACGAATGCGGCTGGAAGCCGAGAAGGCGAAGCTGGAAGGCATGCAAGCGACGGAGAACGAAGAGGCTTCCGGCGGCAAGATCGTCAGCGGGTGGACTGACGAAGACAGCGGCGTTGAATGGGAGATTGAGGTCGAGAAGGACGGCGTTTATCGCCTTGCACTGCGTTACTTGAATGAAGCATCCGTGCCGCAGCACCTCAATATGACCATTGGCGGCAAGCTGCATGTCGACGTCTCGCTCGATACCGGCTTAAAGGGAGAATGGTCCAATGCGTTCATCCCTGTCGGACTGAAGAAGGGCAGCAACACGATTAAGCTGGGCGGAGGCGGAAGCCGGTTGTCGCTCGATTCGATCGATGTGCTCGCTCCCGAAGAATAA
- a CDS encoding ArsR/SmtB family transcription factor, whose translation MLELSFDDPERLVAVSHALSTRSRVDILRLLSSRKLNVIEISEALKLPVSTVANNVKILEAAKLINTELLPASRGAMKVCSRNYDDIHLSFNQDRSMPKGALHVYEMEMPIGYYGDCEVYPTCGMANAEGMLIREDEPASFYHPKHVGAQIIWFRKGFVEYLIPLELPPKARIESMALSLELCSEAPNYDNNWPSDISFWINGVEIGTWMSPGDFGDRRGKLNPAWWLDWMTQYGFLKTWRIDGERTTLDMEKASDVTISDLKLTYRPNVKVRIGVKGDAIHQGGVNLFGRQFGDHEQEILLKVYYSLDEEI comes from the coding sequence ATGCTGGAGTTGAGCTTTGACGACCCGGAAAGGCTGGTCGCCGTCTCGCATGCCTTATCGACTCGATCGCGAGTTGACATTCTCCGTTTACTAAGTTCCCGGAAGCTGAACGTAATCGAAATTTCGGAAGCGCTTAAACTGCCGGTTTCGACCGTTGCGAATAACGTCAAGATATTGGAAGCGGCGAAACTGATCAATACCGAGCTGCTGCCGGCTTCGCGCGGAGCGATGAAGGTGTGCAGCAGGAACTACGACGATATTCACCTCTCGTTTAATCAGGATCGGTCGATGCCCAAGGGCGCTTTGCACGTTTATGAAATGGAGATGCCCATCGGGTATTACGGCGATTGCGAAGTATATCCTACCTGCGGGATGGCCAATGCGGAAGGCATGCTCATCCGCGAAGACGAGCCGGCAAGCTTCTACCATCCTAAGCATGTCGGGGCGCAGATCATTTGGTTCCGGAAGGGGTTCGTGGAATATCTGATTCCGCTGGAGCTTCCGCCCAAGGCTCGCATCGAATCCATGGCGCTGTCGCTGGAGCTGTGCTCCGAAGCGCCGAATTACGATAACAACTGGCCTTCCGATATCTCCTTCTGGATCAACGGAGTGGAGATCGGAACGTGGATGAGCCCAGGGGACTTCGGAGACCGCAGAGGGAAACTGAATCCGGCCTGGTGGCTGGATTGGATGACCCAGTACGGGTTTCTGAAGACGTGGCGCATTGACGGGGAGCGGACGACGCTGGATATGGAGAAGGCCTCGGATGTGACCATTAGCGATTTGAAGCTTACTTACCGCCCGAATGTAAAGGTGCGGATCGGCGTCAAAGGCGATGCGATTCATCAAGGCGGGGTAAACTTGTTCGGGCGCCAATTCGGGGATCATGAGCAGGAGATCCTTTTGAAGGTCTATTACTCGTTAGACGAAGAAATATAA
- a CDS encoding SPFH domain-containing protein — translation MGLFGKQFANVVEWEEFRDDMIFWKWSNREIKKGSKLVIRAGQDAIFLNNGKVEGIFKDEGSFEIDSDIIPFLSTLKGFKFGFNSGMRVEVLFVNTKEFTVRWGTQNPVLIPTPQLPGGMPIRANGTFNFKVSDYLALIDKIAGIKQAYLVEDVKTRMTSVLDQLLMKWISREGKDMFNLQANASEIANGIREDLDMQLMDIGIAITGFQVMSFNYPQEIQDMITKTASHEMIGNLQKYQQVSMTDGIASGKVHGGGAASDMAGMMMGMNMANEMMKNMNRNQDQQQPAADKGSSAAAPLPSSSEGSKKPNFCPNCGAKNEGANFCPNCGQKLS, via the coding sequence ATGGGGCTTTTCGGAAAACAGTTTGCTAACGTAGTCGAATGGGAAGAGTTCAGAGACGATATGATTTTCTGGAAGTGGAGCAACCGGGAGATCAAGAAGGGGAGCAAGCTCGTTATTCGCGCCGGCCAAGACGCGATCTTTCTGAATAACGGCAAGGTGGAAGGGATCTTCAAGGACGAAGGCTCGTTCGAGATCGATTCGGACATCATCCCGTTCCTGTCGACGTTGAAAGGGTTCAAGTTCGGCTTCAACAGCGGCATGCGGGTCGAAGTGCTCTTCGTGAACACGAAGGAATTCACCGTTCGCTGGGGTACGCAGAATCCGGTATTGATTCCGACGCCGCAGCTTCCGGGCGGGATGCCGATTCGCGCGAATGGCACATTTAATTTCAAGGTGAGCGACTACTTGGCGCTGATCGATAAGATCGCCGGGATCAAACAGGCGTATTTGGTCGAGGATGTCAAAACCCGGATGACGTCCGTGCTTGATCAACTGCTGATGAAATGGATCAGCCGCGAGGGCAAGGATATGTTCAATCTGCAGGCGAATGCATCGGAGATCGCGAACGGGATTCGGGAAGATTTGGATATGCAGCTGATGGACATCGGGATCGCGATCACGGGCTTCCAGGTCATGAGCTTTAATTATCCGCAGGAAATTCAGGATATGATTACGAAGACCGCTTCGCATGAGATGATCGGCAACCTGCAGAAGTACCAGCAAGTGAGCATGACGGACGGCATTGCGTCGGGCAAAGTGCATGGCGGCGGTGCGGCTTCGGACATGGCGGGCATGATGATGGGCATGAATATGGCCAATGAAATGATGAAAAACATGAATCGCAATCAGGATCAGCAGCAGCCGGCGGCTGACAAAGGCTCGAGTGCGGCCGCGCCTTTGCCTTCGTCATCGGAAGGCAGCAAGAAGCCGAACTTCTGCCCCAACTGCGGCGCCAAGAACGAAGGCGCGAACTTCTGTCCGAATTGCGGCCAGAAGCTGAGTTAG
- a CDS encoding TPM domain-containing protein — MRRRRRFAAVAVLMMFVACLTALTLPVRSSAAPVVPVGPKNLIYDQANLLSQQEEDELNALANRYGADRETDIIVYTSNNAENRDVQRLTEDFYDEHGPGYDKMFGNAVILTMDMKNRGIYVAGFGKAETDLDNGRVDKVINAITPDLTRGDYAKAFETYITLTHKYMGFKPGVNPDNILFAIWFQLGAALVVGAIVVGVMVYRSGGRITVNRSTYEVAGTSGVLDHSDQYLRSTVVKSKIERNKGGGSGGGGGGGTSSGGHSHSGGRGSF, encoded by the coding sequence ATGAGAAGGAGAAGGCGTTTCGCGGCTGTCGCCGTCCTCATGATGTTCGTGGCCTGTTTAACGGCATTAACGCTGCCCGTCCGGTCCTCTGCTGCGCCAGTAGTCCCCGTCGGACCGAAAAATCTGATCTATGATCAAGCGAATCTGCTCAGCCAGCAGGAAGAAGACGAGTTGAACGCCTTGGCGAATCGCTACGGGGCCGACAGAGAGACGGACATCATCGTGTACACGTCCAATAACGCGGAGAATCGGGACGTCCAGCGGCTGACAGAGGATTTCTACGACGAACATGGGCCAGGGTACGATAAGATGTTCGGCAATGCCGTTATTCTGACCATGGATATGAAGAACCGGGGGATTTACGTGGCCGGCTTCGGCAAGGCGGAAACCGATCTCGACAACGGCAGGGTGGATAAGGTCATCAACGCGATTACGCCGGATCTAACGCGGGGGGATTATGCGAAAGCGTTCGAAACGTATATAACGCTGACGCACAAGTATATGGGATTCAAGCCCGGCGTAAATCCCGATAATATCCTGTTTGCGATTTGGTTTCAACTGGGAGCGGCGCTCGTCGTCGGAGCAATCGTCGTCGGCGTCATGGTTTACCGTTCCGGCGGCCGGATTACGGTGAATCGGTCGACTTATGAGGTGGCCGGTACGTCGGGCGTGCTGGATCACTCGGACCAGTACCTGCGCTCGACCGTAGTCAAGAGCAAAATCGAGAGGAACAAGGGCGGCGGCTCGGGCGGCGGCGGTGGCGGTGGGACCAGCAGCGGCGGCCATTCGCATAGCGGAGGCAGAGGTTCCTTTTAG
- a CDS encoding TFIIB-type zinc ribbon-containing protein — MSSVEEVIEYKCPNCGSGMVFDAATGMLSCPGCGRKDNIEQAPDPLQNQTSAEHAEHAVNEYHCSSCGAVIVTEPETSATSCSFCGSAVVLIDRVSGQFAPAMVIPFAITKDEAMKAFKKWCRNGLLTPRGFMTADRIAGITGMYVPFWLYDLHNDIEVHGQATKVRIYEQGDYRYTETQHFAIYRKIHLDYARLPIDASEKMNDELMDKLEPFPYGQLKAFKTPYLAGYIAEKYSYNDEQLLPRAKDKTSPYIDAYISSTVSGYTTVNYTDKHIDTNMKQADYVLLPVWMVRYNFNRTEYTFAMNGQTGKVVGKPPTSKAKVAAWFAGVSAVSFLGLKLVAWMMGGGFL, encoded by the coding sequence GTGAGCAGCGTGGAGGAGGTTATCGAATACAAGTGCCCCAATTGCGGCAGCGGGATGGTTTTCGATGCGGCGACGGGGATGCTGTCCTGCCCCGGCTGCGGACGGAAGGATAATATCGAGCAAGCTCCAGATCCGCTGCAGAATCAGACGTCTGCGGAGCATGCGGAACATGCGGTGAACGAATATCACTGCAGCAGCTGCGGCGCCGTCATCGTCACCGAACCGGAGACAAGCGCAACGAGCTGCAGCTTCTGCGGTTCTGCCGTCGTGCTCATTGACCGGGTGTCCGGCCAATTTGCTCCGGCGATGGTCATCCCTTTCGCAATCACCAAGGACGAGGCGATGAAGGCATTCAAGAAGTGGTGCAGGAACGGTTTGCTAACGCCGCGCGGATTCATGACGGCGGACCGGATCGCGGGCATAACCGGGATGTACGTCCCCTTCTGGCTGTATGACTTGCATAACGATATCGAGGTTCATGGCCAGGCGACCAAGGTTAGAATCTACGAGCAGGGCGATTACAGGTATACGGAGACGCAGCATTTCGCTATCTATCGAAAAATCCATCTCGATTACGCCAGGCTGCCGATCGATGCCTCGGAGAAAATGAACGATGAGTTGATGGATAAGCTGGAGCCTTTTCCCTACGGGCAATTGAAAGCGTTCAAGACGCCGTATCTGGCCGGGTATATCGCGGAGAAATACAGCTATAATGACGAACAGTTATTGCCGCGGGCCAAAGACAAAACCAGCCCCTACATCGATGCGTATATTTCTTCCACGGTATCCGGCTATACGACCGTCAATTACACCGACAAGCATATCGATACGAACATGAAACAGGCGGATTACGTGCTGCTTCCCGTATGGATGGTGAGGTATAACTTTAATCGGACGGAGTACACGTTTGCCATGAACGGCCAGACGGGGAAAGTCGTGGGCAAGCCTCCGACCAGCAAAGCGAAGGTAGCCGCATGGTTTGCGGGCGTGTCCGCCGTTTCCTTCCTTGGCTTAAAGCTCGTCGCCTGGATGATGGGAGGCGGGTTCCTATGA
- a CDS encoding PspA/IM30 family protein — protein MGILSRFRDVMKANMNGLLDRAEDPEQAADAYMRSLSSDLGQVKAETASVLAEESRAKRALDECGAEIAKLQRYAEKSVESGDDANGLKFLTMKTKQTAQCGELQAAYDRASAKAAMMKHMQDKLVADAERLEARQAELKGKLADAKARQQANAGGANAAFGAMEEKASLALNEALALAELRAGTQEDDLDTLIAQLEKNAEAGTPAAAAATSAEDELAAMKERRKPR, from the coding sequence ATGGGGATCTTATCAAGGTTCAGGGATGTCATGAAGGCCAATATGAACGGATTGCTGGACCGGGCGGAAGATCCGGAGCAAGCGGCGGATGCGTATATGCGGAGCTTGAGCAGCGACCTGGGTCAAGTGAAAGCGGAGACGGCATCGGTGCTGGCGGAGGAGAGCAGAGCGAAGCGGGCGTTGGACGAATGCGGCGCGGAGATTGCGAAGCTGCAGCGGTATGCGGAGAAGTCCGTGGAGTCGGGCGATGATGCGAACGGGCTGAAGTTTCTGACGATGAAGACGAAGCAGACCGCGCAATGCGGGGAGCTGCAGGCAGCCTATGACCGGGCGTCCGCGAAAGCGGCGATGATGAAGCATATGCAGGATAAGCTCGTGGCGGATGCGGAACGGCTGGAAGCGCGGCAGGCGGAGCTGAAGGGCAAGCTTGCGGATGCCAAGGCGCGGCAGCAGGCGAACGCAGGCGGCGCGAACGCGGCTTTCGGCGCGATGGAAGAGAAAGCCAGCCTGGCCTTGAACGAAGCGCTGGCGCTTGCCGAGCTTCGGGCCGGGACGCAGGAAGACGACCTGGATACGTTGATCGCGCAGCTCGAGAAGAATGCCGAAGCGGGCACGCCGGCAGCCGCGGCGGCGACAAGCGCCGAAGATGAGCTCGCAGCCATGAAAGAAAGACGAAAACCGAGGTGA
- a CDS encoding Gfo/Idh/MocA family protein, which yields MAEKIKVALIGAGLRGQVYTNYAIDHPDRMQVVAVADPNAVRAETFRQRHGIDESLVFGDWRELLAQPKLADAVIICTQDKMHYEPTMSALDAGYHVLLEKPMSPDPQECVEMGEKAARAGLIFSICHVLRYTAFFGTLKKLLDEGAIGQLMSIQHNENVGYWHQAHSFVRGNWRNAAESSPMILAKSCHDLDILLWLAGADCVRLSSFGSLSHFRAEQAPAGAAKRCTDGCPAADDCLYYAPAVYLGDNPSWMAMAISDDQSYEARLKALQTGPYGRCVYHCDNDVVDHQVVNMEFANAVTAVFTMSAFTQECSRTIKLMGTKGEIRAAMEKNEIELIRFGASEPERISLETPDGHIGHGGGDLGLIRDFAELVRGRRDNVDGQASGGLTSAVHSVQSHLMAFAAEQSRLAGTVVEVERFTEQFRQGFLSQEAL from the coding sequence ATGGCTGAGAAGATCAAAGTAGCGCTGATCGGCGCCGGGCTGCGCGGGCAGGTGTATACGAATTACGCGATCGACCATCCGGACCGGATGCAGGTCGTGGCGGTGGCCGATCCGAACGCGGTGCGGGCGGAGACGTTCAGGCAGCGTCACGGCATCGACGAAAGCCTGGTGTTCGGCGATTGGCGCGAGCTGCTGGCGCAGCCGAAGCTAGCGGACGCGGTCATCATTTGCACGCAGGACAAGATGCATTACGAGCCGACGATGAGCGCTTTGGACGCGGGGTATCACGTGCTGCTGGAGAAGCCGATGTCTCCCGACCCGCAGGAATGCGTGGAGATGGGGGAGAAAGCGGCACGGGCCGGACTGATCTTCTCGATCTGCCATGTGCTGCGTTATACGGCCTTCTTCGGAACGCTGAAGAAGCTGCTGGACGAAGGGGCGATCGGGCAGCTCATGTCCATTCAGCATAATGAGAATGTCGGGTACTGGCATCAGGCCCACAGCTTCGTACGCGGCAACTGGCGCAATGCGGCGGAGTCGAGTCCGATGATTCTCGCGAAATCATGCCACGATTTGGACATCCTTCTCTGGCTGGCGGGGGCGGACTGCGTAAGGCTGTCGTCGTTCGGGTCGCTGTCGCATTTCCGTGCCGAGCAGGCGCCCGCGGGTGCGGCCAAGCGTTGCACCGACGGCTGCCCGGCGGCGGACGACTGTCTCTATTATGCGCCGGCCGTCTATCTCGGCGATAACCCGAGCTGGATGGCCATGGCGATCAGCGACGATCAAAGCTACGAGGCGCGCCTGAAGGCGCTGCAGACGGGACCGTACGGACGCTGCGTGTACCATTGCGACAACGATGTCGTCGATCATCAGGTGGTGAACATGGAATTCGCCAATGCGGTGACGGCCGTGTTCACGATGAGCGCCTTCACGCAGGAATGCAGCCGGACGATCAAGCTGATGGGGACGAAAGGCGAAATTCGCGCCGCGATGGAGAAGAACGAGATCGAGCTGATCCGGTTCGGCGCAAGCGAGCCGGAACGCATCAGTCTCGAAACGCCGGACGGGCATATCGGCCACGGCGGAGGCGATTTGGGCTTGATTCGCGACTTCGCGGAGCTGGTGCGCGGGCGCCGGGACAATGTTGACGGACAGGCGAGCGGCGGTCTTACCTCTGCCGTGCATTCCGTGCAGAGCCACTTGATGGCGTTTGCCGCCGAACAATCCCGACTGGCCGGCACCGTCGTCGAGGTGGAACGGTTCACGGAGCAGTTCCGGCAAGGATTTTTGTCGCAGGAAGCGCTCTAG